A window of the Arachis duranensis cultivar V14167 chromosome 5, aradu.V14167.gnm2.J7QH, whole genome shotgun sequence genome harbors these coding sequences:
- the LOC127747671 gene encoding uncharacterized protein LOC127747671, which translates to MRTAILSRALFFSSTVSPPIRRFLHAREKETLREPVLSSVHREGSRHSLLEGVQSSPPQGSRRWVAVAEEHSIHRAAVLSRSSSPVANKTPVAIAVQHSKSSDDKHKALLSFCHQAISCKKQLQNVFFGAFSTGGRVLNNYRSSLTPKTVEALICTQNWLRASPMTTDFEELIEEFEKCELEIAPTGEDEDESGVDSD; encoded by the exons atGCGAACGGCGATTCTGTCCCgagctctcttcttctcttccacgGTTTCACCTCCGATTCGGCGATTCCTTCATGCTCGAGAGAAGGAGACCCTGAGGGAGCCAGTGCTGTCTAGTGTCCACCGTGAAGGAAGTCGCCACTCCTTGCTCGAAGGCGTTCAGTCATCGCCACCGCAGGGTAGCCGTCGCTGGGTCGCCGTCGCCGAGGAGCATTCCATTCACCGAGCAGCAGTCCTGTCACGGAGCAGCAGTCCAGTCGCCAACAAGACTCCAGTGGCCATCGCAGTCCAACACTCCAAATCGAGCGACGATAAGCATAAAGCACTCCTGTCATTCTGTCACCAAGCCATCTCCTGCAAAAAGCAACTCCAAAATGTCTTCTTCGGAG CTTTTAGCACTGGTGGAAGAGTGCTTAACAACTATAGGAGTTCTTTAACTCCAAAGACAGTTGAGGCATTGATATGCACACAAAATTGGCTTCGTGCTTCTCCGATGACAACTGATTTTGAGGAACTTATTGAAGAGTTTGAGAAATGTGAATTAg aaattgCACCAACCGGAGAAGATGAGGATGAGTCCGGTGTAGATTCAGATTAA